One Pelotomaculum isophthalicicum JI genomic region harbors:
- a CDS encoding HD-GYP domain-containing protein produces the protein MRKVGVSDLKPGMKLSRTIYNSRGEELLKNGVALTDAYIQLLIKLELPFVWVDDGLPFKMPEANDVIKRQTRVAAVRQIKNVLLEAKESGRLVIEPQSLYTTVGEFTEQLLSNKNLIFNLVDLRSQDDYTFAHSVNVCILTLMTGITLGYGHNELAFLGVGALLHDLGKVKIPDKILNKPGGLTAEEFEVMKKHTVFGYELIREAGNLDEINAVMALQHHENYDGSGYPKGLKDEQINEYAQIVAIADRFDAITANRVYRKAFPPVEAYEMCEASVNYFVKESVAKAFMYNIAAYPAGTIVELNNGMAGVAADTPKGNSLFPMVHVYFDEKKRLLPKQIELPLYKEKGLFIVRVLHGEEASRWKGFSPS, from the coding sequence ATGCGCAAGGTCGGTGTATCTGATCTCAAACCGGGAATGAAACTCAGCCGCACTATTTACAATAGCAGAGGTGAAGAGCTGTTAAAAAACGGTGTTGCGCTTACTGACGCATATATTCAACTGTTAATCAAACTGGAATTACCTTTTGTCTGGGTGGACGATGGATTACCTTTTAAGATGCCTGAAGCAAATGACGTGATAAAGCGGCAAACTCGTGTAGCGGCAGTTCGCCAGATCAAGAATGTCCTGCTGGAAGCAAAGGAATCCGGCCGGCTGGTGATTGAGCCGCAATCGCTTTATACCACTGTAGGGGAGTTTACCGAGCAGCTTTTATCCAATAAAAATTTGATTTTTAATCTGGTTGACTTGCGTTCACAAGATGACTATACTTTTGCGCACTCAGTAAATGTATGCATTTTAACGCTAATGACCGGGATAACTTTAGGATATGGTCATAACGAACTGGCGTTTCTTGGTGTAGGGGCGTTATTGCATGACCTCGGCAAGGTCAAAATACCGGATAAAATCCTGAATAAACCAGGTGGCTTGACCGCGGAGGAATTTGAAGTTATGAAGAAACATACGGTTTTTGGATATGAACTAATCCGTGAAGCGGGAAATCTGGATGAAATTAATGCTGTAATGGCTCTTCAGCACCATGAAAACTACGACGGTTCAGGCTATCCCAAGGGACTAAAGGACGAGCAAATTAACGAATATGCCCAGATCGTGGCCATTGCCGACAGGTTCGACGCGATAACCGCGAACAGGGTTTACCGGAAGGCTTTCCCCCCTGTCGAAGCTTACGAAATGTGTGAGGCTTCGGTTAACTATTTTGTCAAGGAATCTGTCGCAAAGGCGTTTATGTATAACATTGCCGCTTACCCCGCCGGCACTATCGTTGAGCTGAATAACGGCATGGCTGGCGTAGCGGCCGATACACCAAAAGGTAATTCGCTTTTTCCCATGGTTCATGTTTATTTTGATGAAAAAAAACGGCTGTTGCCCAAGCAAATTGAATTGCCTTTATATAAAGAGAAGGGACTCTTTATTGTCAGGGTGTTGCATGGTGAGGAGGCAAGCCGGTGGAAAGGCTTTTCTCCTAGTTGA